Within the Zea mays cultivar B73 chromosome 10, Zm-B73-REFERENCE-NAM-5.0, whole genome shotgun sequence genome, the region gcctggcgtttttgcgccgccccttggcgatccttgtccatcactgcccacacaacagcaccgatatttcgcccgtaaggaaaaactctccactggtgaaccatacgagatgtaaaacagtcctcctcagccgcgcaggggataggaacatttctaggccagcagcccccggtaaccctcagcatccgagccgaagactcccggagctcgggcgaagacatcctttcccccggggccgcacacgtcctcatcaactctctagcaaaactgtcagacaccccaagtcctcccatcgcagtacctaattttctctttttcgaggaaagggcggccgccggcgcagagtcgtctctagtctccaccaccggtttcttcccacggcggtccgcttcgtcttgaccgggatagccgtcgtacggcagttgatttaattcgaagaccctgttcaaacggtcatttgacccgcggatatcaaagctgcgctggccttccgtcctcggcacgtaacgtcccacgagccgcaccgctaagtcctccgcatcacgcacaaaggcggccgagtcacggtttcgcaaattcagtgcgaaggcaggacttcgcaccacccttcctccgtgaaaaggcatctggcgagggcacacttcgcccaacgcccagccgtgcgccaagggccagaccccgtacgccacgaactcttcaactaaatcacgcccactactctgaccggcggcgcaccgaagggccccttcgtctgcatcctcttctgccacttcaaagggcggatacgcagagtaataatgagagcacatctcagacacggggagtccctcatggtctttgacagcaccctcagcaacgtaaaaccaaaattcattccaattgccccacttgttgcgggcgcacggaaccaactccactactggcattgtggtcttgccggtcttcggcgtgaatgtgcatgacccgaaatgggcaactccgtccccaaccatcctcttctgccaatgcaaacaataattcttcgcaaaaacttcaaccgacgactgtccgccgtacgaagttgtcgcccagacatacttcgccagcgccaccatggcattcggtgtcagatgatgtatttgaacgttgaatctacgcaggacttcgccaacaaaccggtgcgcaggcaagcggagaccggcggcgaagaacgcctcgaaaacgaccaactcaccctccggctcggggacttcctccgtccccggagcacgagcaactccgccgccaaagtagcccaaccgctgcatatcttcaacgcgggctgacgtcatccgtgacacaccaaaatcaacagagtcgccggcgcgcaactcctccaccatcaagctactcaacgtctcctcagacgaggcggccgccggcggcgtggtgtcggcggaagaagaagaggacggcattgctacgtaccgtcggcggcggcgggcggtctgcttcactcgagccagatctccggcgatcaagagcacggcgggcagacgagcagcaagacggcgggcggctagggttttcgcggagcgcggaaggcaaagttcaaaaagcaccgacccccgcccccttttataggcagggcgcggctcttcgggaaacccgcaatccgacagggcgcggcgcttcgggaaacccgcaatccaatagtacgccgtccatcaacggtcacatcgaaaacccccgcggaaccacttcgagcgagggcagcgtctccgccatctagcgacgtcttcggcaccaggtgactttgtcgaactggtccctcggagggcaaatgttggggcgaaggcaaagacgccacccttcgctcgtcgcctttcgctgcagtcgctggtttgacgaagacaaaacgggcagggacaccctttgcttcattcagcaccagacgaaggcctgcggtgacgtctccccgcagcacggcctcgtcctgctctgaggcccacgtgtgatctggcccattgtaacgggccccgcgtggccgcctttgtgttacgggcctagtttgtaaaggcattcttgtaagtacagcttgtaatcctgctttatgggaatattctggggataagctaggtgtccgagggcacatgcgtccttaacacaaggcgctgggcactcagatacctataaatacccccgcacagtgcccgtgagaggctagatgaacagagctatttgcccccgagcacgtaaccctgttgtcaccaccgttcacccttgttggcctccttgctgctgagagcaagttccaacaatagtCCTTGtaaggatatgcaatccgtttgctaaatctttatatgcatatacttccagaagaagatgttttgtcttattgatacggttttgcaaggatcagggggagcacatttctaaagttagcctttATAGAAGATTCAATTGAATCTAGATATAGAAGATTGAAATATGTCCTgatgacagttgttgtactctttttccttggtgagttttcctgaagtttctcacatgaggttttaacgaggcaacaaagtgcaaatgcaatatgTGTCACCATgcgctctttctccatattttcccactgggttttttgagagttttaatgaggcatgtgttggttgcggtattcgcccaagggggagtgttgagaaaccctaatgaagggttatgtggaCAAATACCGAAGATGCCCCTGAGGGCAATCACGTTTCTATATATATAACATGTACCCCCTCATATGTaatagagatcagaaagaggccagaggcccaaccctatatctagtgtctcgtgtgttttctctgtcgtgcttatgggaaggagacgagttctctacatcttctcgtgcctctactgctgacgagaGGGAAGGGAGcgaatctggtgatccgtggtgacgtagttctcaacaaaCGTGACCATGATGCTAGCAATCCTACGTACGGACGTGACTAGCTCACCCGGCAATCAACGCGACGTACTATGGCCGGCTTGGACCCTTCATTAGGCCCACGGGGTACTATGGGCCGGCTAAACATCACCGTTTTGTACAAGATGGGCCGTACTCCCTGgaagaaaataaaaaaacaaaGCACCGCCTCTAACTTAAGGGTTAAGGGTTAGTTTGGTAGCCACAAAATTGGAGGAGattgagggcttgttcggttataccccaatccatatggattgaggaggtttcaatccctagtaagttaaaatcccctccaatccatatcaatcccctccgatacatatggattgaaaataaccgaacaagccctaaaggggTTAAAATCCCCTCCTTCTCTTTGGTTTTCCGTTTTttattcccaaactagccctaagacgATTTATACCTTCCTCTGAAAAAATAATCGAAAGACGTTTAAACTAAACTTTGTTCATGCGTTGTAGCATCTCAACACTCCAGCAATGGCCCTACATGGACGTCTCATGAAGATTTCAGTGTCTCCCTTGTTTTTTCCAATCCTTAAATAGTTAAAAACTTGTGCTCCAACTTGAGCATTAGGTTTCCATTTCACGACCAAGTTTTTTTTTCAATTTTTAATGGCAAGCCATACCCTTCTGTCAGCGGAATTCATTTTCTTTTCTCTCGTCTTCCATCATCGTAGGAGGAGCTCGGCGATAACCTAACTGCTAGAGATTGAGAGGACAGATGAGGCGAGGTGGACCAAAAGAGTTGCATTTCATGGTAGTACATCCCATCCCAGGGAGAAGATACAGATCACACATGTTCCAAGTTTATGCATAAGAACACAGCACGGTTTGGCCTAGTATCTACATCCGCACGACAGGACCACCGCCCAACCAACCCAAGAAACCGAAGAAGAACCCGCCACCTCGCCCAGGCCTCCAAACCGAAGATTTTTATCAtcagagggaggagaggctcgtCGTCGTCACACACGGTGGTGCTGCAACTGCAGCAGCCGCGAGTACGCGCCCTCCGGCCGGGCCAGGAGGTCGGAGTGGCTGCCGTGCTCCACGACCCGCCCGTCCTGCACGACCGCGATGCGGTCCACCCCTCGGATCGTCGAcagccggtgcgccaccaggacgGTGGTCCGCCCCTTCATCAGCCGCTCCAGCGCCTCCTGCAGCACGCACTCCGACTCCGCGTCCAGCGCGCTCGTCGCCTCGTCCAGCAGCAGGATGGCCGGGTCCTTGAGCACCGCCCTGGCGATGGCGAtccgctgcttctgcccgcccGACAGCTGCATGCCCCGCTCGCCGACCGCGGTCCTGTACCCATCGGGCAGCTGGCTCACGAAGCCGTGCACGTTCGCCGTCTTCGCCGCCTCGACCACCTCCTCCTCGCTCGCGCCTTCCTTGCCGTACGCGATGTTTTCCAGGATGCTCGACGCGAAGAGGACTGGCTCCTGCTGCACCAGGCCGATCTTGCGCCGCAGGGACTTCAAGTTCAGCGTCCGGATGTCCTTGCCATCGATGGCCACTTTCCCTCCGCACGGGTCGTAGAACCGCTCGATGAGAGCAATGATGGTGCTCTTCCCTGAGCCGCTGGCTCCGACTAGCGCCTGGCTGCGCCCAGCTTGGATTTTCAGGTTGAAGTCCTTGAAGATTTGGATGTCCGGGCGTGCTGGATACGAAAAGTCGACATGCCGCAACTCAATGTCACCTCGGATGGTGGTGACCCTCTCTGACTCTGGATCGTCAGGCTCGATTCTTGTTGCTCTGTTGAGGATGCCAAAGATGGATCGGATGGATTCACCTCCACGGATGATCTCCGGGGCCAGGCTTACCGTCTCGGCTACGGAGTTGGCGGTCACCACAAGGACAACAAAAACCTTGATGAccttggagaaggtggacccatgTGACCGCACAAGATGAGAACCATACCAGAGAATGAGCGCTTCCGAGGAGTATAAGCAGAGCTGTGACAGGCCAAACAGAAGACCTGATGTCTGGCTGCGGCGGAGGATTTGCTGCTCTGGGACACGCAGTTCATGGCTGAAGAGTGACAAGATCTTGCTTTGAGCGTTGAAGGCCGCCACGGTGCGGATATTGCTCACTCCTTCACCAGCAACCATACTGCTCTTGGCATGTGCCTTTGCAGTGTCACCAGCGAAGCCCTTCATTGAAAGTTGCTGAGAACACAAAATGAAACAAGCCATCAGTACATATGTTCTACACAGCCAGTATAAAGAACTAAGAGCTGTTCTGATTTTGACAAGCAATTAAATTAGCAAGACGCGTTTCCTTAAAGATGGACTTGTACGGTAGGTTAAGTCTCAAGATGACAAAAATAAAAGTAGGCCCGGAATTACCTGAGCAAAGTTGGCAAGCACAAGCagagggaaagtggccagaataAGTATTGCCACTCTCCATTCAATGATAAATCCAACGACGAAAGAAGTCATAAGGGAAGTCATGTTCTGCAGGATGACCGATATTCTCTCAGCTATGGCCGACTTCACATCAGCTGCATCAACAGCTAGATGCGCAGCCACGAGACTTGAATTGTTTTCTTCTTCGTCAAACCAACCAACTTCATTCCTAAGTATTGCTGCAGTGAACATTGTAGAGATTCACAGCTTATTCAAATGGCACCTCAAAAACTGATTTCGGAATGGAGAAAATACATACCAGACAACATCATCCGCCTGACCCTGGTTGTAAGATTCTCTCCCATGATGCTGAAGAAGTAATGCTGCACAAGATAAGCAACGACGGCGTATATGCCTGTGCCAATATAGATGAACACATATAGCTTGGTTTTCTTCTCCATCTCATTGGGGTCCCTGTAGTAGAACACGTCGAGCATTTCACCCATAACGATGGCAAAAGTTGGGCCAATAAATCCTGAGAGGACAGAACCAATGGCCCCCAATACTGCATAAGGCCATTCAGGTGCATTCAGTTTCAGAAGCTTGAAGAAGTAGCCACGTGGTGCTGGGTATTTGCGGTCATTATCAGCATTAGAGATCATCTCGATGCGCCCATCTGCTCCAGTACTGTACTGATAGCTGAGGTTCCTTAGACTTCCAGACCTGAGGCTGAGAGATTTGGTGGAAAGTGAGCTTGTCAAGTGAATTGACCGTGACCTGCGGCTAGATGCACCTCCAAGATCCCTATTACGTGCCGTTTCCTGAAAACGAATAAGGGAGGCATATGCTCCAGAGGTTCCTTTCGCAAGGAGTTCATCATGCGTCCCAGTCTCAACAACTTGACCTTGTTGGATCACAGCGATCATGTTCACGTTTCTTATAGTGGACAGACGGTGGGCAACAACTACAGTCGTCCTCCCAACCATCAAACGGTCTAAAGCTTCTTGCACAATGCTTTCTGAGTCTGCATCTAATGCACTGGTAGCCTCGTCAAGGAGCAGAATCTTTGGGTTCTTCAGCATAGCACGAGCGATCGCAATACGTTGTTTCTGACCACCAGAGAGCTGGATGCCTCGCTCACCTACCTGTGGATGGAAAAAATGAAGAAATTAACATTTAATTGATTAGACCACACTTACATGTATGAGGGAAAAAAAATAGACGCACCATTGTGTTGTAACCATTCGGAAGAAGAGAGATAAAACTATGAGCATTGGATGCAGTCGTTGCAGCCTCAACTTCTGCAATAGTTGCATCAGGCTTTCCATACAGTATATTCTCTAGGATTGTTGTCGCAAAAAGAGCAGGTTCTTGGTTTACCAGACCAATCTGGTCTCTCAGCCACCTCAACTGGAGTGTCTTTATGTCAACATTGTCTAGCAAAACCTGGCCTGCAATGCAAATGAAGTTAGCCAATAGTTTAAAGGAGCCATAAATTCGGAGGAAGCAAATCGACAGCCTATAAGATGTGTTTTTTTACCTTCATTAGGATCATAGAACCTTTCTATCAAAGCCACAACAGTGCTCTTTCCAGACCCACTGCCTCCAACGACTGCAACAGTTTTACCAGCAGGGAAGAAAAGAGAGAAATCCCGAAAGATTATAACATCAGGCCTTGATGGATAACTGAAAGTGACTTCCTTGAATTCTATGTTTCCGTGGACCTCAGCCAACCACTTTCCATCCTTATGATCATTGACTATGGAGGGTTTCTGGCGAATGACCTCCAACAGT harbors:
- the LOC103642112 gene encoding ABC transporter B family member 19-like translates to MAESAATDGKADKVANGGGGGGDAAGEGKKRGDQAVAFHELFSFADKWDLMLMAAGSLGALAHGAAMPFFFLLFGDLINGFGKNQTDLRTMTDEVAKYALYFVYLGLVVCVSSYAEIACWMYTGERQVIALRKAYLDAVLRQDVGFFDTDARTGDIVFGVSTDTLLVQDAIGEKVGNFMHYIATFLAGLVVGFVSAWRLALLSVAVIPAIAFAGGLYAYTLTGLTSKSRESYTNAGVVAEQAIAQVRTVYSFVGESKALNSYSEAIQNTLKLGYKAGMAKGLGIGCTYGIACMSWALVFWYAGVFIRNGQSDGGKAFTAIFSAIVGGMSLGQAFSNLGAFSKGKIAGYKLLEVIRQKPSIVNDHKDGKWLAEVHGNIEFKEVTFSYPSRPDVIIFRDFSLFFPAGKTVAVVGGSGSGKSTVVALIERFYDPNEGQVLLDNVDIKTLQLRWLRDQIGLVNQEPALFATTILENILYGKPDATIAEVEAATTASNAHSFISLLPNGYNTMVGERGIQLSGGQKQRIAIARAMLKNPKILLLDEATSALDADSESIVQEALDRLMVGRTTVVVAHRLSTIRNVNMIAVIQQGQVVETGTHDELLAKGTSGAYASLIRFQETARNRDLGGASSRRSRSIHLTSSLSTKSLSLRSGSLRNLSYQYSTGADGRIEMISNADNDRKYPAPRGYFFKLLKLNAPEWPYAVLGAIGSVLSGFIGPTFAIVMGEMLDVFYYRDPNEMEKKTKLYVFIYIGTGIYAVVAYLVQHYFFSIMGENLTTRVRRMMLSAILRNEVGWFDEEENNSSLVAAHLAVDAADVKSAIAERISVILQNMTSLMTSFVVGFIIEWRVAILILATFPLLVLANFAQQLSMKGFAGDTAKAHAKSSMVAGEGVSNIRTVAAFNAQSKILSLFSHELRVPEQQILRRSQTSGLLFGLSQLCLYSSEALILWYGSHLVRSHGSTFSKVIKVFVVLVVTANSVAETVSLAPEIIRGGESIRSIFGILNRATRIEPDDPESERVTTIRGDIELRHVDFSYPARPDIQIFKDFNLKIQAGRSQALVGASGSGKSTIIALIERFYDPCGGKVAIDGKDIRTLNLKSLRRKIGLVQQEPVLFASSILENIAYGKEGASEEEVVEAAKTANVHGFVSQLPDGYRTAVGERGMQLSGGQKQRIAIARAVLKDPAILLLDEATSALDAESECVLQEALERLMKGRTTVLVAHRLSTIRGVDRIAVVQDGRVVEHGSHSDLLARPEGAYSRLLQLQHHRV